A window from Acetomicrobium sp. S15 = DSM 107314 encodes these proteins:
- a CDS encoding HIT domain-containing protein: MVQPECPFCSIARGEQKADVVLETEDVVVIRDIAPQAPVHLLAIPKVHIPSAAFAKDGSLWASLMTTAVEVAAAQGLSSYRLVVNCGEQAGMSIPHLHVHILGGRRFRWPPG, encoded by the coding sequence ATGGTGCAGCCGGAGTGCCCTTTTTGTAGCATAGCAAGAGGTGAACAGAAAGCCGACGTCGTCCTTGAGACGGAGGATGTCGTGGTGATCCGCGATATCGCCCCTCAGGCTCCGGTTCACCTGCTGGCTATCCCAAAGGTCCACATACCCTCCGCTGCTTTCGCGAAAGACGGCAGTTTGTGGGCTTCCCTCATGACCACGGCCGTGGAGGTCGCTGCCGCTCAGGGGCTTTCTTCCTACAGGCTGGTCGTGAACTGCGGCGAGCAGGCGGGCATGAGCATCCCCCATCTCCACGTGCACATCCTCGGAGGTCGCCGTTTCCGTTGGCCTCCAGGGTGA
- a CDS encoding Hsp70 family protein, translated as MEAAKSPPAGIDLGARYAKIAVNGESSVRVARNRWGGRFTPAVVARAGKGWLVGAEAEQMFVRFPESAWWGMMRRGGASGDIFIGGRRWKAEEALAPLFLSLREDAEVELGKIVSSCAIALPVGFPTQRRDVVDRAAKVAGFDEVTFVDKPVAVALSSGVDGKFFVLHVGAISTGASVVVVEKGRGHLLESRSIGIGGADFDRSLAHHLQEKVCDLRLDERDPRWKALLFHAEELKEALSFVERASWFPVAAGFTNAREHVVSRGEIASLYFPLVDSILNLCEPLWRHCGRPRVILAGGGSRLPLLKAQIAARLSKPVPLRFPPEEAEAVGALLSAQDNPVPCLLASDLGIVTAGGDAALILKGGTKLPAKSTRRFAVIGGGRMNVRVVKGGADLARGDIVGDLAIEAADGEEVTVTISADVGGTLNASISSTRGLLAHEVFHLGPQASDFYGRREKTKVIRARMARLAARLSQYQKRRLEKLLDHLKDLEDSDDRLWERGVSLLESLASRLEREKADGSPERDVV; from the coding sequence ATGGAAGCGGCGAAGTCTCCTCCGGCAGGAATTGACCTCGGCGCCCGTTACGCCAAAATCGCAGTGAACGGCGAATCTTCCGTCCGCGTGGCAAGAAACAGATGGGGAGGCCGCTTCACGCCTGCCGTCGTCGCCAGGGCGGGCAAAGGGTGGCTTGTGGGCGCAGAGGCGGAGCAGATGTTCGTTCGCTTTCCCGAGAGCGCGTGGTGGGGCATGATGCGCCGCGGTGGCGCCTCGGGGGACATCTTCATAGGTGGACGAAGATGGAAAGCCGAAGAAGCCCTCGCGCCGCTCTTTCTGTCGCTCAGGGAGGACGCGGAGGTCGAGCTCGGTAAGATCGTCTCGTCTTGTGCTATCGCTCTGCCCGTCGGATTCCCTACGCAAAGGCGGGATGTCGTAGATAGGGCAGCCAAGGTTGCCGGCTTTGACGAAGTGACGTTCGTCGATAAGCCTGTTGCAGTTGCGCTTTCATCCGGCGTCGACGGAAAGTTTTTCGTCCTTCACGTCGGTGCTATTTCGACCGGCGCCTCGGTCGTCGTTGTCGAAAAGGGTAGGGGCCATCTCCTCGAAAGCAGGTCTATCGGTATAGGAGGTGCCGATTTCGACAGGTCCTTGGCGCACCATCTGCAGGAAAAAGTTTGCGACCTCCGCTTGGACGAGAGAGACCCTCGATGGAAGGCCCTCCTCTTTCATGCCGAAGAGCTCAAAGAGGCCCTTTCGTTCGTGGAGAGGGCTTCGTGGTTTCCCGTTGCAGCGGGATTTACGAATGCGCGTGAACATGTCGTAAGCCGCGGCGAAATTGCCTCCCTTTATTTTCCTTTAGTAGATTCCATATTGAACTTGTGCGAGCCGCTCTGGCGGCATTGTGGCAGGCCGAGGGTTATACTTGCAGGTGGCGGCAGCAGACTCCCGTTGCTCAAGGCGCAGATAGCCGCGCGCCTGTCTAAACCCGTTCCGCTTCGCTTTCCGCCTGAGGAGGCGGAGGCCGTGGGCGCGCTCCTGTCGGCGCAAGACAATCCCGTACCTTGCCTCCTCGCTTCTGATTTGGGAATAGTCACGGCCGGCGGCGACGCGGCGCTCATATTAAAGGGCGGAACGAAGCTCCCGGCCAAGTCTACCAGGCGTTTCGCAGTCATAGGCGGTGGTAGGATGAACGTGCGCGTAGTCAAAGGAGGAGCTGACTTGGCGCGGGGAGATATCGTAGGCGATTTGGCGATCGAGGCAGCTGACGGCGAAGAGGTCACAGTGACCATTTCTGCTGATGTCGGAGGCACTTTGAACGCAAGCATATCCAGCACGAGAGGGCTTCTTGCGCACGAGGTGTTTCACCTCGGGCCTCAGGCCTCGGACTTTTACGGCCGCCGTGAGAAGACAAAAGTTATCAGGGCGCGAATGGCTCGCCTCGCTGCCCGCCTCAGCCAGTATCAAAAGCGCCGCCTGGAAAAGCTTTTGGATCACCTGAAGGATTTGGAAGACAGCGACGATAGGCTTTGGGAGAGAGGGGTGTCGCTTTTGGAAAGTTTAGCCTCTCGCCTCGAAAGGGAGAAAGCCGATGGCAGCCCAGAGAGAGATGTGGTATAG
- the rpsU gene encoding 30S ribosomal protein S21: protein MTTIHRREDESIDDALRRFKRELKKQGTLREARRHEHYEKPSEAKKRKRMASKRRKKS from the coding sequence ATGACCACCATACATCGCCGGGAAGACGAATCCATAGATGATGCGCTCAGGCGGTTTAAACGCGAGCTCAAAAAACAGGGCACGTTGAGAGAGGCGCGCCGTCACGAACATTATGAGAAGCCGAGCGAAGCCAAGAAGCGCAAGAGGATGGCATCCAAGCGACGCAAGAAAAGCTGA
- the nrdD gene encoding anaerobic ribonucleoside-triphosphate reductase — protein MNDLEFLVKEIGRQKHIIETGVESTDLALMVDAPSREESHPWDMTRIVSALVTEAGVDPNTAMSIAAEVEEEILRPWRTRVTTSLIREMVNVKLFQRGLDARIADHSRIGIPLYDLELVMRAPNKENSNTSHNPESINLTIAETVLKEYALTKVFSPDVARAHLNGDFHLHDLGMINRPYCSGQSPAYVAKFGLSLPSITSVSSPAKHADVLLAHLLKMTSVLQNNFAGAIGWDAVNLFFAPYLTGLSDKEIHQLAQMLIFEFNQLAGGRGGQVAFTDINLYYEVPKHFRDVPAIGPGGKFTGRTYGEYAEESKRFLRALFEVYLEGDSRGQPFFFPKPLLHITDAFFEEPGWEDMLALASLVAAEKGNTYFVFDRGGVAKLSECCRLSFELTPEDLLEAKTPWKMRYSALQNVTINLPRLAYRSFKNLDVFFDGLDGLLELAAKAHVQKRDFLIELLSAGKNGPLAVLAMDTDGSPYLRMEKASHLMGILGLNEAVQALTGKQLHEDEKARELARSIVKFMDLKCQELSERCGFKVVLEQTPAESTSYRFAKLDLKSFPEAASIVRGNRSTGEVYYTNSTHIPYDVPMDPIDKVIEEGCFHPMIKAGAITHIWMGEHRPDERALASFVKKVFSHSDNAQVAFSPEFTICNACGRVTRGLLKACNSCGSFDVDGITRITGYYTRISSWNAGKRGELKDRFRVAVH, from the coding sequence ATGAACGATTTGGAATTTCTCGTGAAGGAGATTGGAAGACAGAAGCACATCATCGAGACGGGCGTCGAATCTACAGATTTGGCCTTGATGGTAGATGCCCCGTCGCGGGAGGAGTCTCATCCTTGGGATATGACGCGCATAGTCAGCGCCCTCGTAACGGAGGCCGGCGTTGACCCCAATACAGCCATGAGCATCGCGGCGGAAGTGGAAGAAGAGATACTGCGCCCCTGGCGGACGCGCGTTACCACTTCCCTCATCAGGGAAATGGTCAACGTGAAGCTCTTTCAGAGGGGGCTCGACGCTCGGATAGCCGATCACTCCCGTATAGGGATCCCTTTGTATGACCTCGAGCTCGTCATGCGCGCTCCCAATAAGGAAAACAGCAATACGTCGCACAATCCGGAGTCGATAAATCTCACCATAGCCGAGACCGTGCTGAAGGAATACGCCCTCACCAAGGTGTTCTCGCCCGATGTGGCGAGGGCTCACTTGAACGGCGACTTTCACCTTCACGACCTCGGCATGATAAATAGGCCTTATTGCTCAGGGCAGAGCCCGGCCTACGTAGCCAAGTTCGGCCTTTCGCTCCCTTCCATAACGAGCGTCTCTTCGCCCGCCAAACACGCCGATGTCTTGTTGGCGCATCTTCTAAAGATGACATCTGTCCTACAGAACAACTTCGCCGGCGCCATAGGTTGGGATGCTGTAAACCTTTTCTTCGCTCCATATTTGACGGGCTTGAGCGACAAAGAGATCCATCAGCTCGCCCAGATGCTCATATTCGAGTTCAACCAGCTTGCAGGTGGGCGCGGCGGTCAAGTGGCCTTCACGGACATAAACCTCTATTACGAAGTCCCCAAGCACTTCCGCGACGTACCGGCTATAGGTCCAGGCGGGAAGTTCACAGGCCGCACCTACGGGGAGTATGCCGAGGAATCGAAGCGTTTCTTGCGCGCCCTCTTCGAAGTCTACTTGGAGGGAGATAGCCGAGGGCAGCCCTTTTTCTTCCCCAAGCCCCTGCTCCACATAACGGACGCCTTCTTCGAGGAGCCCGGTTGGGAAGACATGCTCGCCCTCGCTTCTCTTGTCGCCGCGGAGAAGGGCAACACCTATTTCGTCTTCGACCGGGGCGGCGTGGCCAAACTGTCGGAGTGCTGCAGGCTTTCTTTTGAGTTGACGCCGGAAGACCTCCTCGAGGCCAAAACCCCATGGAAGATGCGATATTCTGCGCTGCAGAACGTCACGATAAACCTGCCGAGGCTCGCCTACCGCAGCTTCAAAAACTTGGACGTCTTTTTCGATGGCTTGGATGGCCTGCTCGAACTTGCCGCGAAGGCCCACGTCCAAAAGCGGGACTTCTTAATAGAACTCCTCTCTGCCGGCAAAAACGGGCCGCTTGCGGTGCTGGCGATGGATACGGATGGCTCGCCGTATCTGCGCATGGAGAAGGCCAGCCACCTAATGGGCATTTTGGGTCTGAACGAAGCGGTGCAGGCGCTCACCGGAAAACAGCTGCACGAGGACGAGAAGGCAAGGGAGCTCGCGCGCTCGATAGTGAAGTTCATGGACCTCAAATGCCAAGAGCTTTCGGAAAGGTGCGGCTTTAAGGTTGTATTGGAGCAGACGCCAGCTGAGAGCACGTCCTACAGGTTCGCCAAGCTCGACCTCAAAAGCTTCCCCGAGGCTGCTTCCATCGTGAGGGGCAATCGTTCTACGGGTGAGGTTTACTACACCAACAGCACGCACATCCCTTACGATGTGCCGATGGACCCCATAGACAAGGTGATAGAGGAAGGGTGCTTCCACCCGATGATCAAGGCCGGCGCTATCACCCATATTTGGATGGGGGAACATCGCCCCGACGAGCGGGCCTTGGCCTCATTCGTCAAGAAGGTCTTTTCGCATTCGGATAACGCCCAGGTTGCGTTCAGTCCGGAGTTCACAATCTGCAACGCCTGTGGACGAGTGACGCGTGGACTGCTCAAGGCCTGCAATTCCTGCGGCTCTTTCGACGTAGACGGCATAACCAGGATCACCGGTTATTATACGCGCATATCCTCATGGAATGCCGGCAAGCGCGGCGAGCTCAAAGATAGATTCAGGGTGGCTGTCCATTGA
- the pgsA gene encoding CDP-diacylglycerol--glycerol-3-phosphate 3-phosphatidyltransferase, producing MASLNLPNMLSLSRIFLAPLIMVILTLRINSPVRGLAPLGLDVGYGDLVAGLVFIGAALTDTADGYIARKHGLVTNMGKFIDPLADKILVTAALISLVELQRLPAWIVAVIVSREFMVTGLRMVAAAEGVVIAASWGGKAKTISQIIAISLVILNLPGGVPAMWIAMVLTVWSGVDYIYKGRDFLFS from the coding sequence TTGGCCAGTCTGAATCTCCCAAATATGCTGAGCTTGTCGCGCATTTTCCTTGCGCCGTTGATCATGGTCATCCTCACGCTCAGGATAAATTCCCCCGTGCGCGGGCTTGCGCCGTTGGGCTTAGACGTAGGGTATGGCGATCTGGTGGCAGGGCTCGTCTTCATAGGCGCCGCCCTTACCGATACGGCCGATGGGTATATAGCGCGCAAGCACGGCCTGGTCACCAACATGGGCAAGTTCATCGATCCCCTGGCTGACAAAATACTCGTGACGGCGGCGCTGATCTCGCTCGTCGAGCTCCAACGCCTTCCGGCTTGGATCGTGGCGGTCATAGTGTCGCGGGAGTTCATGGTGACAGGCTTGCGCATGGTGGCCGCAGCCGAGGGTGTGGTAATAGCTGCCTCCTGGGGGGGCAAGGCCAAGACCATAAGCCAGATTATAGCCATAAGCCTTGTGATACTGAACCTTCCAGGGGGAGTGCCCGCCATGTGGATCGCCATGGTTTTAACTGTATGGTCGGGCGTCGATTATATCTATAAGGGCAGGGATTTTCTCTTCAGCTAA
- the mtaB gene encoding tRNA (N(6)-L-threonylcarbamoyladenosine(37)-C(2))-methylthiotransferase MtaB — MRPLEGKRVFVHALGCRTNIYEASALSSMLSEEGAQIVDRLPFDIAVVLTCTVTSTADKKCRQLIRRLRHESPNAAIVACGCFVQRTSREDLSDLGVDLAVGSRLKGKLPELLSALLDGKAERGEILTADLWSENRWDDLRLSCTGSRARAFLKVQDGCDRFCAYCVIPFVRGRPISRSLKDVEKEAKQLVENGCREIILTGVNLGLYGGDISSSLGELVKRLGRIEGLSRLRFGSIESFAVDEELLRALAETPKFCPHLHIPLQSGDDGVLAKMERGYTSADFAKMTERVRAILGEDVHLSTDLLVGFPGEDEAAFDRSLKFISSIGFGRLHVFPYSPRPGTKAFSIAGRVGRKVAHERVREAIALGKTLLDRYASRWLGREVEVLVEGHTGEVSFGYTRHYLRAEARGGSAIHPEFRVKVLKVQDGGLSGIVVGDFADEEEHSYGSAATCQAGQR; from the coding sequence ATGCGTCCTCTTGAAGGCAAGCGCGTCTTCGTCCATGCCCTCGGCTGCAGGACCAACATCTATGAGGCTTCGGCGCTCTCTTCCATGCTGAGCGAGGAGGGCGCCCAGATCGTGGATCGCTTGCCCTTCGACATAGCCGTAGTGCTGACCTGCACCGTTACGTCCACGGCGGACAAGAAATGCCGTCAGCTCATCCGACGGCTCAGGCACGAATCGCCGAATGCCGCGATCGTGGCCTGCGGCTGTTTCGTGCAACGGACCTCTCGGGAGGATCTGTCTGACCTCGGCGTCGACCTCGCCGTAGGCAGCCGCCTCAAAGGCAAATTGCCCGAACTGTTGTCGGCTTTGCTCGATGGGAAGGCAGAGCGGGGGGAGATCTTGACTGCAGACCTCTGGTCCGAGAACAGATGGGACGATCTGCGCCTGAGCTGCACGGGGTCGCGCGCTCGGGCCTTCTTGAAGGTTCAGGACGGCTGCGATCGCTTCTGCGCCTATTGCGTAATACCCTTCGTGAGGGGCAGGCCTATCAGCCGAAGTCTCAAAGACGTGGAAAAAGAGGCAAAGCAACTCGTCGAAAACGGCTGCCGAGAGATAATCCTCACTGGGGTAAACTTGGGGTTATACGGGGGCGATATATCCTCTTCTTTAGGTGAGTTGGTGAAGCGCTTGGGCCGCATCGAGGGTTTAAGCCGGCTGCGTTTCGGTTCGATCGAGTCTTTCGCCGTGGACGAGGAATTGCTCAGGGCGTTGGCCGAAACGCCGAAGTTTTGCCCCCATCTCCACATACCCCTCCAAAGCGGCGACGACGGCGTGTTGGCCAAGATGGAGCGCGGGTATACGAGCGCCGATTTCGCTAAGATGACAGAGCGGGTTCGCGCAATTTTGGGAGAAGACGTGCACCTTAGCACGGACCTGCTCGTCGGCTTTCCGGGTGAGGACGAAGCCGCTTTCGACAGGAGCTTAAAGTTTATATCCTCTATCGGCTTTGGGAGGCTTCACGTGTTCCCTTATTCCCCCAGGCCAGGGACTAAGGCCTTTAGTATCGCGGGAAGGGTCGGGCGGAAGGTCGCACACGAGCGCGTCAGGGAGGCGATCGCGCTCGGTAAAACACTACTCGATCGTTACGCCAGTCGCTGGCTGGGCAGGGAGGTGGAGGTGCTCGTGGAAGGGCACACCGGGGAGGTCTCTTTCGGTTATACGCGCCATTACCTGCGCGCCGAGGCAAGAGGGGGCAGCGCGATCCATCCGGAGTTCCGCGTAAAAGTGTTGAAGGTGCAAGATGGAGGGTTGAGTGGTATCGTTGTGGGCGATTTCGCCGACGAGGAGGAGCACTCATATGGATCTGCAGCAACTTGCCAGGCTGGTCAGCGATAA
- a CDS encoding M20 family metallo-hydrolase, translating to MEELYRQIDAMKGEMAEALCRLVEIPAVSPASGGEGERAKAQVIAEIVSDMGLPSPERYDAPSPEGVRPNLVVALEGAKRERLWIVTHMDVVPEGDRSLWDTDPFKGLIKDGKVFGRGANDNGQELVASLYALYVLKRSGVTPARDICLAFVADEEMGSAYGIQHLISLGLFKPDDLVVVPDVGNERGDFIEVAEKAILWLEFCVLGKQAHASRPEDGLNACRVANQLSVALDEAYHRAFPEEDRLFSSPVSTFEPTRRRANVSNVNTIPGKEVFAFDCRILPSAGNEAALKVVDQVCRDISDRSGAKISYEVLQRTDAAPVTPVDAPVVRLLEAAVEDVLHIKPVIGGVGGGTCAAFFRRVGIPAAVWAQEANVAHEPNEYAVIEHMVNEAKVFARMMASSLP from the coding sequence TTGGAGGAGCTATATCGTCAAATCGATGCTATGAAAGGAGAGATGGCAGAGGCGCTCTGCAGGTTGGTCGAAATACCCGCCGTTTCTCCTGCAAGCGGGGGAGAGGGAGAGCGCGCAAAGGCTCAGGTGATAGCCGAAATCGTCAGCGATATGGGCCTGCCTTCTCCGGAGCGATACGATGCGCCTTCGCCTGAGGGGGTTCGTCCGAATTTGGTCGTCGCGCTCGAAGGAGCGAAGCGCGAGAGGCTTTGGATCGTGACGCACATGGATGTTGTGCCGGAGGGCGATCGCTCCCTATGGGACACGGATCCGTTCAAGGGCCTGATCAAAGACGGAAAGGTCTTCGGCAGGGGGGCCAATGACAACGGGCAGGAGCTCGTGGCGAGCCTTTATGCGCTTTATGTCCTAAAGCGGTCCGGCGTGACGCCGGCCAGGGATATATGCTTGGCCTTCGTTGCGGACGAGGAGATGGGTAGCGCATACGGCATTCAGCATCTGATTTCCCTTGGGCTTTTTAAGCCGGACGATCTCGTGGTCGTGCCCGACGTGGGGAACGAAAGAGGGGACTTCATCGAAGTCGCAGAGAAAGCGATATTGTGGCTCGAATTCTGCGTCTTGGGGAAACAGGCCCACGCCAGCCGCCCGGAGGACGGGTTAAACGCCTGCCGCGTGGCAAACCAGCTCTCTGTCGCGCTCGACGAGGCGTATCACCGCGCCTTTCCGGAGGAGGATCGACTGTTTTCGTCCCCCGTCTCCACCTTCGAGCCCACGAGGAGGAGGGCCAACGTGTCGAACGTAAACACCATCCCCGGGAAGGAGGTCTTTGCTTTCGACTGCAGGATACTGCCCAGCGCAGGGAATGAAGCGGCCTTGAAGGTCGTCGATCAGGTGTGCCGGGATATCTCGGATCGTAGCGGAGCGAAAATATCGTATGAAGTCCTCCAGCGCACCGACGCGGCCCCTGTGACCCCTGTGGATGCGCCGGTGGTGAGGCTGCTCGAGGCTGCCGTAGAGGACGTCTTGCATATAAAGCCGGTCATAGGCGGTGTGGGAGGTGGGACGTGCGCGGCGTTCTTCCGCCGTGTGGGAATTCCAGCCGCCGTGTGGGCTCAAGAGGCGAACGTGGCCCACGAACCCAACGAGTACGCCGTCATAGAACATATGGTCAACGAAGCTAAAGTCTTTGCCCGCATGATGGCATCGTCTCTCCCTTGA
- the nrdR gene encoding transcriptional regulator NrdR translates to MRCPYCSAMDTKVIETRTAEEGRAIRRRRECPDCGQRFTTYERLEESKLLLVIKKGGHREAFDREKLLRGLVKACEKLPVPLERLEDAASQIEKRLRDMGQGEVSSSLIGELAMEALKEIHQVAYVRFASVYREFCDIDQFYQEIHRLVEERGKAE, encoded by the coding sequence GTGCGCTGCCCTTATTGTAGCGCCATGGATACCAAGGTAATAGAGACGCGCACCGCAGAGGAAGGGCGCGCTATCCGCAGACGGAGGGAGTGCCCCGATTGCGGACAACGTTTCACCACCTATGAACGGCTCGAGGAGAGCAAACTGCTTTTGGTGATCAAGAAGGGCGGCCACAGAGAGGCCTTCGACAGGGAAAAGCTCTTGCGGGGATTGGTGAAGGCCTGCGAGAAGCTCCCTGTGCCGCTTGAGCGGCTCGAAGACGCGGCATCGCAGATAGAGAAGAGATTGCGCGACATGGGCCAGGGCGAGGTCTCCAGCTCCCTCATAGGGGAGTTGGCGATGGAGGCCCTCAAGGAGATTCATCAGGTGGCCTATGTGCGCTTTGCCTCGGTATATCGCGAGTTCTGCGACATCGACCAATTTTATCAAGAAATCCATCGTCTCGTCGAAGAGAGGGGGAAGGCAGAATAA
- a CDS encoding anaerobic ribonucleoside-triphosphate reductase activating protein, with protein sequence MKLPPIGSYVSTSFIDWPGHVVAVIFTKGCNWRCPFCHNGPLALGIAEELDGEAVLDDVARRASFLDGVAVSGGEPTIHDSLPSLLRCIKRAGLAVKLDTNGSDPSAIGELLDEGLIDAVAMDIKGPWDKYERFTGVTVDLKLVKRSVELLKSSSIDVEFRTTYVPHLMDEEDLRTVRRQVEPGRWVIQLADMRLALDPALAGTASPERERVAKAFPDVPIRG encoded by the coding sequence TTGAAATTGCCACCCATCGGCAGCTACGTCTCCACGTCGTTCATAGATTGGCCCGGGCACGTCGTGGCGGTGATATTTACCAAGGGGTGCAACTGGCGTTGTCCTTTCTGCCATAACGGACCCCTGGCCTTGGGTATCGCAGAGGAACTCGACGGCGAGGCAGTCTTGGATGATGTAGCGAGGCGCGCTTCCTTTCTGGACGGTGTGGCGGTGAGCGGAGGCGAGCCTACGATTCACGACTCCCTCCCCTCCCTCCTTCGCTGCATCAAGAGAGCTGGCTTGGCCGTGAAGCTCGACACGAACGGCAGCGACCCGTCGGCGATCGGGGAATTGCTGGACGAGGGATTGATAGACGCCGTGGCTATGGATATCAAGGGCCCTTGGGACAAATACGAGCGCTTTACCGGCGTAACGGTAGATCTGAAGCTCGTGAAGCGCTCCGTGGAGCTATTGAAGAGCTCTTCTATCGATGTGGAGTTTCGCACCACTTATGTGCCTCACCTCATGGATGAAGAAGACCTCCGCACGGTGCGTCGCCAGGTTGAGCCTGGTCGTTGGGTCATCCAGCTCGCCGACATGCGCCTCGCCTTGGATCCCGCGCTCGCCGGCACCGCTTCGCCGGAGAGGGAACGCGTAGCAAAAGCCTTTCCCGATGTTCCGATAAGGGGTTAA
- a CDS encoding J domain-containing protein — protein MAAQREMWYSALELPYDASWDEVRSAFRRLARRYHPDVAGSEWASHFQTITDAYASLRAELFGSPSAKAERSASAARESRIDEILAGAEREMEDIMREADRIRREKEKSLLLRLHSRRLDVRLLAMDALFRLRSTAYAKR, from the coding sequence ATGGCAGCCCAGAGAGAGATGTGGTATAGCGCCCTTGAACTTCCCTACGACGCCTCCTGGGACGAGGTGAGATCGGCCTTCAGGAGGCTCGCCAGGCGTTATCATCCAGACGTGGCTGGGTCGGAGTGGGCTTCTCATTTTCAGACCATAACCGACGCCTATGCGTCCTTGAGGGCGGAACTTTTCGGCTCACCGTCCGCGAAAGCCGAGAGGAGCGCCTCTGCGGCGAGGGAGAGCCGAATTGACGAAATTCTCGCCGGCGCAGAGCGAGAGATGGAAGACATCATGCGCGAAGCCGATAGAATTAGGCGCGAGAAAGAAAAATCGCTCCTCTTGCGCCTGCACAGCCGCCGCCTTGACGTCCGCCTGCTCGCTATGGACGCGCTCTTTCGCCTCCGCTCAACCGCTTACGCGAAGCGGTAG
- a CDS encoding transposase, giving the protein MTLQTDVLGYPPLVMFKALLLQQWFNLSDRGLAEAIADRL; this is encoded by the coding sequence ATGACCCTTCAAACGGACGTCTTAGGCTATCCACCTCTTGTTATGTTTAAAGCCCTCCTCTTGCAGCAGTGGTTTAACCTCTCCGACAGAGGCTTAGCAGAGGCCATAGCAGACAGGCTCTAA
- a CDS encoding bis-aminopropyl spermidine synthase family protein, which translates to MDLQQLARLVSDKTGIPWGPRNVERALAAVFVSDNLWEIVHKSDEPLPAVSALVGLLLEEGMLRASSGGISLTEKGKAFCEGLGVFPFEDHTCPSCRGRGLGLDKFKRALECFYEIQRDRPEAAIRYDQGYVTPETTFARIALADERGDLRDKIVIVFGDDDLVALALAMTGLPRRVVVIEIDERIVEFERKAAEKLGLNFEVIMRDARLPLPQELLKRFDTFFTDPPETVEAMRVFVGRGISALKGVGGAGYFGLTRVESSLVKWRSVERLLLDMGVTITDIIHHFNEYVNWGYLEQMKAWELAPVKQFPSKNWYYSSMFRIEVVESVEVPNADVTGRDIYTDSESSTV; encoded by the coding sequence ATGGATCTGCAGCAACTTGCCAGGCTGGTCAGCGATAAAACCGGAATACCTTGGGGTCCTCGCAACGTAGAGAGGGCGCTTGCCGCCGTTTTCGTGAGCGATAACCTCTGGGAGATCGTCCATAAAAGCGATGAGCCGCTACCCGCGGTGTCGGCTCTCGTCGGGCTTTTGCTGGAAGAGGGGATGCTTCGTGCCTCCTCTGGGGGCATTTCTCTGACGGAAAAGGGAAAGGCTTTCTGCGAAGGCTTGGGGGTTTTCCCTTTTGAGGATCATACCTGCCCAAGCTGCAGGGGGAGAGGCCTGGGCCTGGATAAATTCAAAAGAGCCTTGGAATGCTTTTATGAGATCCAGCGCGATAGGCCGGAGGCGGCTATCCGATATGACCAGGGGTATGTGACGCCAGAGACGACGTTTGCCAGGATCGCCCTGGCGGACGAGAGGGGCGATCTGCGCGACAAAATCGTGATCGTCTTCGGCGATGACGATTTGGTGGCACTGGCACTGGCAATGACGGGACTCCCGAGGCGAGTGGTCGTTATAGAGATAGATGAGCGCATAGTCGAATTTGAGAGAAAGGCAGCCGAAAAGCTCGGGTTGAATTTTGAGGTGATCATGCGCGACGCGAGGCTTCCCCTGCCGCAGGAGCTCTTGAAGCGCTTCGACACGTTTTTCACCGATCCCCCGGAGACCGTGGAGGCGATGCGCGTCTTCGTGGGGCGCGGCATATCTGCCCTGAAAGGCGTGGGCGGAGCCGGCTATTTCGGCCTCACGAGAGTGGAGAGTTCGTTAGTCAAGTGGCGGTCGGTAGAGCGTCTGCTCTTGGATATGGGGGTTACGATCACCGATATAATTCATCATTTTAATGAATATGTCAACTGGGGCTATCTTGAACAGATGAAGGCGTGGGAATTGGCGCCTGTGAAGCAATTTCCGTCGAAGAATTGGTATTATTCTTCTATGTTCAGGATAGAAGTGGTGGAATCCGTCGAGGTTCCCAATGCCGACGTGACCGGCAGGGATATATATACAGACAGCGAAAGCTCCACTGTATGA